Sequence from the Chthonomonas sp. genome:
CCTCCGGCAATCCGTCGCACCCACCGTGCCCGACCTCTTCGTAGTTGCTGAAGAGCACGTGCGTTCGCTGTGCCGGGCTCACGCCCGCACCCCGCAGCGCCTTCAGGGCCGCGATGAGGCAGGCGACGCACGCCTTATCATCGAGGAATCTGGAACGAATAAACCCGCTATCAAGAATCTCGAGCCGAGGATCGAAGTAAACGAAGTCGCCCACGTTGATGCCAAGCACCCGGGTCTCTTCGTCCGAGTTCGTCCGCTCGTCGAGTCGAACTTCAAGAGTGTCGGCATTTCGAGGAGCGGTTGCCGCCTCTTTGTTCACGTGGGCCGCACCGTTGACGAGGACCATCGAGCCTCGCACTTGCCGACCTTCTCGTGTTTGCACCCAGATGCCCTCACTCTCCACGGTTGGCCACATGAGCCCGTTCAGCGCCGTAAGTTTCAGTCGGCCATTCGGCTTGATTTGCGCGACCATTGCCCCGAGGGTGTCCACGTGTGCGGAGAGACCGCGTGGACGGTCGTCCTGTAGGCCTTCCAAGTAGGCCACGAGGGCACCCTTGTTAGTGCGGTAACTGGTCACACCCATGCTTTCCAGCTCCTGTTCTACAAAACTGACCGCCCACTCGGTGTCCCCGGTGGGACTCGGGGTCTGAATGAGATCCGACAGGACTCGCTTCAGATAGTCTAAATCGATCGTAAATCGGGCCATGGTGCCCGCTCATTTTATCCGCAATCGGTGCTTCGGATATTCTGAACAGAATATGGCCACTCTCTTTACGCGCATTATCCAGCGGGAAATTCCCGCAGAGATCGTGTACGAAGACGACCACGTCGTTGCGTTCCGCGATATCAACCCCCAGGCTCCCGTACACATCGTCCTCGTTCCCCGCGCCGAGATTTCCGGCGTCGCCGAAGTCCCCGATTCCGGCGACCACATGTACCTGCTCAATGCCGCTCGAAAAGTCGCCGAGGCAGAAGGCCTTACGGCCGGATACCGACTGGTGATCAACCAAGGCGCGGACGGGGGGCAGACCGTCGATCACTTACACATGCACCTGCTCGGCGGTCGCAGCTTGACGTGGCCCCCAGGCTAGCCGACCGCCGCTCCAGAGGCTGTCCAACGGGTAAAACCGAGGTATGAGTCAGCCTTACGAACGCGTCTATAACTTCTCCGCTGGGCCCTGCACACTGCCGGTTGCGGTGTTGGAACAGGTGCGCGACGACCTGATCAATTACAAGGGCACCGGTAAGAGTGTCATGGAAATGAGCCACCGTAGCAAAGCCTACGAGGCGATTATCGCGCAGACCGAGGCGGACCTACGAACGCTCATGGGCATCCCGGAGGCGTACAAGGTGCTGTTCCTCCAGGGGGGTGCAAGCCTGCAGTTCACCATGCTCGCGAACAGTTTCCTCCCCGCTGGTAAGACCGCCGAGTACATCGTCACCGGAACTTGGGGCAAGAAGGCCGTCGAAGCCGCCCAGTTGGTCGGCAACGTAAAGGTGGTTTTCGATGCCAAGGCGGACAACTACAACCACGCGCCACATCTCACCGATTTGAACCTGAGCGCCTACGCCGCGTACGTCCATTTCACGAGCAACGAAACGATCCAGGGGGTCGATTTCTTTGCCGATCCTGCGGTCGCTGGCCGCGTGATTTGCGACGCGAGCTCCAATATCCTCAGTCGCCCGATGGACGTCAGCAAGTACTGCATGCTGTACGCAGGTGCGCAAAAGAATATGGGACCGGCGGGCGTCACCGTCGTGATCATGCACGAGGACCTCATTCGCGAAGCACCGACCGGGCTGGCACCGATGCTGGACTACCGACTGCAGTCCGAGAACGGATCGATGTACAACACGCCGCCCTGCTTCAGCATTTACGTGATGGGGCTGGTTTACCAATGGACTCTCGCTCAGGGTGGCCTCACCGCCATGGCCAAGCACAACGCCGCCAAGGCCGGACTGCTCTACGACGCCATTGAAGCCTCGGGCGGGTTCTACGAAGCCCACGCGAAGCCCGCGAATCGGAGCCACATGAACGTGACCTTCACCCTTCCGAGCGATGATCTGACGGATGCCTTCATCAAGGCTGCGAAGGAGAACAAATTCGAAGAGCTGAAGGGGCACCGGAGCGTTGGTGGATGCCGAGCCAGCATCTATAACGCGTTTCCGACCGAGGGATGCGAGGAGCTAGCCAGGTTCATGCGGGAGTTCGCCAGCGCGAACGGATAAAAACAGCAAAAATGTGCGGCACTTTTGCCCGAACGGCGACATAATTAAAGTAGGTCGATGAAGACAAAGCTACGAAGGCTGATAGGGATACAAGTGGTATGGGCAATTACGCTCGTCTGCGCGATCGCTCAGCCCATCGCAAATGCAGTAGCCTGTTGCAATCTTCCGATCCAGAGTAGAGAATGCGCTTGTTGTAGCGCACCCGCGCACAAGTCTACGGACGCGGCGTGCGAGATCAGCAGCGATTCCTGCGCTTCCTGCGCCATGTGCGCAGCAACCCCGGTGCCGGGCCCCGATCGATACGCGATCGCGGTCGCACCAGACAATTCTCCTTTCACACTTCCGGCGGCTCCAGATCTGGGGATCAAGATCTCCATTCCCGAACCGCCGGTACAGGTCGGCTTTACTCCATCCGTACAGCACAGTCACGGACCGCCGCCTGACCTTGGTCGCGCTCCACCCATCGCCTAGCGGTCTTAACTCCGCGTACCCCATGTACGCCTGACCGCTCCAATGGAGCTAGAAACTAAGGAAACAACTATGAAGAAGATGCTATTCGCCCTCGCAATGGGTGCCATGATGCTCGCTCCGGCCTTCGCCGGCTCGTCCAACGCCTCGTTCGCCGATGGATGTAAGGCCTGCGCCTGTTCTTGCAAGTGCTGCAAGGAAAACTGCAAGGCCTGCTGTGGCGACAAGTGCGGCGAATGCTGCAAGGACGGCAAGTGCGGAAGCGGTTGCTGTGGCGGCGGCTGCTGCGGCAAGTAACAGCTCAACCTAGCTAACCAGAGGGCTGGTGCACTGAGTGCACCAGCCCTCTTTCGCGTGTCATACTCTCCGGGCCATGAGTAGCGACGCAACTGGAATGTTCATCACCGAGACCCACACCGATGCAGCGATCTGGATGTTTCGGGTTTCAAAAATGCTTCTGGAGGGCCAAACCCAATTCCAGACGTATCAGATCTGCGAAGTCCCCCGATTCGGCAAGTCGCTGTTCCTCGACTACAACATTCAGACTAGCCTCATGGACGAGCACGTCTTTCACGAGTGCATGTCCCAGCCAGCGATGACGCTCCATCCCAACCCGCGCAACGTCGTGGTCTGCGGAGGCGGCGAAGGCGCAACCCTTCGCGAAGCGCTCAAGCACAACACCGTCACCCATGCGACGATGGTGGATATCGACGGCGAACTCGTGGACATGGTGAAAGAGCATATGCCGGAGTGGCACCAGGGCGCGTTTGAAGACCCCCGCACCACACTCCTGCACCTCGACGCGCGCAAATGGCTTGAGGATCATCGAGGCAGTAACTTCGATGTCATCCTGTCGGACCTGCCCAACCCCCACGAAGAGGGCCCCGGCCAGATGCTCTTCACGAAGGAGTACTTCCAGATTTGCGCCGATGCGATGGGTGACGACGGCGTCCTCGCGCTCCAGGCGGGCACCGCTAACCAGAACTACCCAGAGTGCATGCTGAGTTGCATCAAGACTCTGCAAGAGATGGACTGCTTCGCCCACGTCGCAGGCTACTACGGCATCGTGACCACGTTCTTCCAGCCGTGGGGATTCGTCCTTGCCAGCAAGAAGCATGACCCACTTGCACTTACCGTCGAAGAGATCAAGCGGCGCTTCACCGAGCGCGGCGTGAAGACCCGCTACTACACCCCCGAATTCCACTCCGCAGTGTTCGCGTTACCGCCCTATCTGATGGAGCAATGGGACAAGGCGCGAGTGCTCACCGACTCCGATCCGTTTATCTGGACCGCATAACCACAAATGTATCGTAAGCACACAAAAACTACCGTACTATTTGCAAATGGGATATCGGTTTTTGTGTGTTGTGTCGGGCGTTATTGCCGTTACATCAGCCATTGCTTCCTTCGACCTAATGCTCATCCCAGATACGGCGAACAACCGTATTTTGCGCTACGACCCGGTAGCCGGGATCTCGCTTGGCCAAATCGCGTACTCCGCTCCACGCCATGTGGCAGCCGTCGCAGGCGATCCGATGGCAGTGGTCACCGCAACGTACGGAACGCGGCAGTTGAACTATTCAACTGGCGAGCGGGGGAAGTTCACCAATCTCGGGACGTGGAGCTCAGTCATTACCGGCAACGCGGCCTCCCCGTACCTCGTCATTGCGGGCACCCAGATTTCGATCCTAAATTCTAACCTGGGGCTCGTTGGGTCAACGGCCCTTCCCGCAGGCGTGACACTCAGCCATCTCGTTAAGGTAGGGGGCGGGAGATTTCGCGGCATCGGAAGAAATGCAACAGGGGATATCGTCACCACGCTTTACGATTCCAGCTATGCGCAGGTTGGCAGCGCGTCAACGCTGATACCGGCGTCAAGCACTTCGATAAATGATCCGATTGGCCAACCCACGTACTGGCTAAACAACGGCGGCTCTCCGTTCTTCTCGTTCGTGTTTCGCACCAATGCATCGAACCTGAACATCCATCGGGTCTCGATGAACGACGGGTTCACCATTTCAGCGACGGCGAATCAATCCCTCAGCGGGTTCTTCTCGGGTGCGGACCTTATTCCTTCGATGGTGACAGGACACAACGCGATCTACTGCGTCGGCACGAACAGCGGCGGCACTGGCTTGCAGATCACCGAGTTCGCTGCAGTGACGTCACTCATCGCGACCACGAGCACCACGATCTCGGGAATGACCGCACCGACCGGCAACTGGGGACTGGCCAACGTCGTCGCTCCCGAGCCCGAGGCGTGGGCGGCCTTGAGTCTGGGCCTTGCGGCGCTGATGTGTCGCCGCAAGAAATAGTGCAAAAAATACGGGCATTTGCGCACTATTGCCCTATA
This genomic interval carries:
- a CDS encoding M42 family metallopeptidase, whose protein sequence is MARFTIDLDYLKRVLSDLIQTPSPTGDTEWAVSFVEQELESMGVTSYRTNKGALVAYLEGLQDDRPRGLSAHVDTLGAMVAQIKPNGRLKLTALNGLMWPTVESEGIWVQTREGRQVRGSMVLVNGAAHVNKEAATAPRNADTLEVRLDERTNSDEETRVLGINVGDFVYFDPRLEILDSGFIRSRFLDDKACVACLIAALKALRGAGVSPAQRTHVLFSNYEEVGHGGCDGLPEDLAEFVVLDMACVGEGLQGDETHCSICLKDSSGPYSRRLTEKLRTIADQSALELKPDIYPFYGSDGGVYWRAGGQAEVALIGPGVDTSHGYERTHIDALHDTAQLIAEYLIEN
- a CDS encoding histidine triad nucleotide-binding protein gives rise to the protein MATLFTRIIQREIPAEIVYEDDHVVAFRDINPQAPVHIVLVPRAEISGVAEVPDSGDHMYLLNAARKVAEAEGLTAGYRLVINQGADGGQTVDHLHMHLLGGRSLTWPPG
- the serC gene encoding 3-phosphoserine/phosphohydroxythreonine transaminase gives rise to the protein MSQPYERVYNFSAGPCTLPVAVLEQVRDDLINYKGTGKSVMEMSHRSKAYEAIIAQTEADLRTLMGIPEAYKVLFLQGGASLQFTMLANSFLPAGKTAEYIVTGTWGKKAVEAAQLVGNVKVVFDAKADNYNHAPHLTDLNLSAYAAYVHFTSNETIQGVDFFADPAVAGRVICDASSNILSRPMDVSKYCMLYAGAQKNMGPAGVTVVIMHEDLIREAPTGLAPMLDYRLQSENGSMYNTPPCFSIYVMGLVYQWTLAQGGLTAMAKHNAAKAGLLYDAIEASGGFYEAHAKPANRSHMNVTFTLPSDDLTDAFIKAAKENKFEELKGHRSVGGCRASIYNAFPTEGCEELARFMREFASANG